One Podarcis raffonei isolate rPodRaf1 chromosome 3, rPodRaf1.pri, whole genome shotgun sequence genomic region harbors:
- the MDH1 gene encoding malate dehydrogenase, cytoplasmic — translation MLAVVAFLKTAGRSYMELVTDLLTTFLTNYLPNANFYESSFYSNERKRVYGNLQIFFLFQSKPIKVLVTGAAGQIAYSLLYGIAKGDVFGADQPLILVLLDITPMMTVLDGVLMELQDCALPLLREVIATDKEDVAFKDLDIAILVGSMPRKEGMERKDLLKANVKIFKSQGAALDKYAKKTVKVIVVGNPANTNCLIASKSAPSIPKENFSCLTRLDHNRAKSQIAIKVGVTARDVKNCIIWGNHSSTQYPDVNHAKVKVQGKDIGVYEAVKNDNWLKGDFITTVQQRGAAVIKARKLSSAMSAAKAICDHVRDLWFGTPEGEFVSMGIISDGNSYGVPEDLIYSFPVVIKDKTWKLVEGLPVNDFSREKMDLTAKELTDEKETAVEFLSSA, via the exons ATGTTGGCAGTTGTTGCTTTTCTGAAAACAGCAGGGAGGAGTTACATGGAACTTGTGACAG ACCTCCTAACAACCTTCCTGACAAATTATTTGCCAAACGCTAACTTTTATGAAAGTTCATTCTACAGTAATGAGAGAAAACGTGTTTATGGAAATCTACAAATATTCTTTCTCTTTCAGTCCAAACCAATCAAAGTCCTCGTGACTGGTGCTGCTGGACAGATTGCCTACTCTCTGCTCTACGGCATTGCTAAGGGTGATGTCTTCGGAGCAGATCAG CCTCTTATTCTTGTGCTATTGGATATCACTCCCATGATGACTGTATTGGACGGCGTACTTATGGAATTGCAAGACTGTGCTCTTCCTCTGTTAAGAG AGGTAATAGCAACTGACAAAGAAGATGTTGCCTTTAAAGACCTTGATATAGCCATCCTAGTTGGCTCCATGCCAAGGAAAGAGGGCATGGAACGCAAAGATCTGCTCAAGGCAAATGTGAAAATTTTTAAGTCACAAGGAGCTGCATTGGACAAGTATGCAAAGAAGACTGTTAAG GTTATTGTGGTAGGCAATCCAGCAAATACTAACTGCCTGATTGCCTCAAAGTCTGCTCCATCTATACCAAAGGAGAATTTCAGTTGTTTAACCCGTCTGGATCACAACAGAGCTAAATCCCAG ATTGCTATCAAAGTTGGTGTGACTGCCAGGGATGTAAAGAACTGCATCATCTGGGGGAATCACTCCTCTACTCAATATCCAGATGTTAATCATGCCAAGGTGAAAGTGCAAGGAAAAGACATTGGAGTTTATGAAGCTGTGAAGAATGATAACTGGCTCAAGGGTGACTTCATTACT ACTGTTCAGCAGCGAGGTGCAGCTGTTATTAAAGCCAGGAAGCTATCAAGTGCAATGTCGGCAGCCAAAGCTATCTGTGATCATGTGAGAGACCTTTGGTTTGGCACTCCAGAG GGTGAATTTGTTTCCATGGGTATTATTTCTGATGGAAATTCATATGGTGTCCCTGAAGATCTGATCTATTCATTTCCTGTTGTAATAAAG GATAAAACATGGAAGTTGGTCGAAGGCCTTCCTGTTAATGACTTCTCCcgtgagaagatggatttgactGCCAAAGAGCTCACTGATGAAAAGGAGACTGCTGTGGAGTTTCTGTCCAGTGCATGA